From a region of the Tistrella mobilis genome:
- a CDS encoding hydantoinase/oxoprolinase family protein: MTNSANPRRWRVGIDIGGTFTDVVAIDTAGGERRLAKVPTVPSAPLSGLVAALDAVGLGWADVSELVHGTTMVTNALVEGKTAPVALVTTRGFEDVLAIARQSRQTLYDLATPPRLAPDVPQDCCFGFDERVDAQGRVVVEPTDAEIERLVAKVRASGAGAVAVALLHAYAEPAHEARLGAKLREAMPHVSLSHEVSPEAREYERTLTTVLNAGVMPLASTYVERLAGHVPAGTHVHLFHSAGGMTSLAAARARPLSLAMSGPAAGAAAAAGAAAEAGISHALAFDMGGTTTDVSLIVDGVVEIASNRRLAGRPVRQPMVAIESIGAGGGSIVRAAHGGLTIGPDSAGADPGPAVYARGGARPTITDANAILGYLDPDRVLGGSIRLDLDAAAKVLAPIGEALGRDTHGTALGVVQVANAVMARALRRVTVERGVDIRGCTLIAFGGAGPMHACGLAREVGIDSILVPGVSGGFSAYGCISAEPSFTLQRTVRLKRSDWSEDRFDAALAELRAQAAEPLVEAGIDAGLITAAETALLRYVGQSDAVEVPVAGMRAADDITRAFHQAHLRLYGYATDEPWEVESIRVRASVPATRIAAAPVTAAGSGADLPVNSRNTCWFDGTGPVDTPRIDRDRLPVDLKVQGPAIIEDAVSTVVVEPGATAWTDRFGHLHIRLATGS, from the coding sequence ATGACCAACTCCGCGAACCCGCGCCGCTGGCGGGTCGGCATCGATATCGGCGGGACCTTCACCGATGTCGTCGCCATCGACACCGCCGGCGGCGAGCGCCGCCTGGCCAAGGTCCCGACCGTCCCCTCCGCCCCGTTGAGCGGCCTGGTCGCGGCACTGGACGCCGTGGGCCTCGGCTGGGCGGACGTGTCGGAACTCGTCCACGGCACGACCATGGTCACCAACGCCCTGGTCGAGGGCAAGACCGCACCCGTGGCACTCGTCACCACCCGCGGCTTCGAGGACGTGCTGGCGATCGCCCGGCAGAGCCGCCAGACCCTCTACGACCTGGCCACCCCACCACGGCTGGCGCCCGACGTGCCCCAGGATTGCTGTTTCGGCTTCGACGAGCGCGTCGATGCCCAGGGCCGGGTGGTGGTCGAGCCCACCGATGCCGAGATCGAGCGCCTGGTCGCCAAAGTCCGGGCCAGCGGCGCCGGCGCCGTGGCGGTCGCCCTGCTCCATGCCTATGCCGAACCCGCCCACGAGGCGAGGCTGGGCGCGAAGCTGCGCGAGGCCATGCCCCATGTCTCGCTGTCGCACGAGGTCAGCCCCGAGGCGCGCGAATATGAACGCACGCTGACCACGGTGCTGAATGCGGGCGTCATGCCGCTCGCCTCCACCTATGTCGAGCGGCTGGCCGGCCATGTGCCGGCGGGCACCCATGTCCATCTCTTCCACTCCGCGGGCGGCATGACCTCTCTGGCCGCCGCGCGGGCACGGCCGCTCTCGCTCGCGATGTCGGGTCCCGCAGCGGGGGCGGCCGCTGCCGCGGGGGCCGCGGCCGAAGCCGGCATCTCCCATGCCCTCGCCTTCGACATGGGCGGCACCACCACCGATGTCTCGCTGATCGTCGACGGCGTGGTCGAGATCGCGAGCAACCGCCGGCTCGCCGGCCGGCCGGTGCGCCAGCCGATGGTCGCGATCGAATCGATCGGTGCCGGCGGCGGCTCGATCGTGCGCGCCGCCCATGGCGGGCTGACCATCGGCCCCGACAGCGCCGGTGCCGATCCGGGCCCCGCGGTCTATGCCCGCGGCGGTGCCCGGCCCACCATCACCGATGCCAATGCCATCCTGGGCTATCTGGATCCCGACCGGGTTCTGGGCGGCTCCATCCGGCTCGATCTCGACGCGGCGGCGAAGGTGCTGGCGCCGATCGGCGAGGCGCTGGGCCGCGACACCCACGGCACGGCCCTCGGCGTGGTCCAGGTCGCCAATGCGGTCATGGCCCGGGCGCTCCGCCGGGTGACGGTGGAACGCGGTGTCGACATCCGCGGCTGCACGCTGATCGCCTTCGGCGGCGCCGGCCCGATGCATGCCTGCGGCCTCGCCCGCGAGGTCGGCATCGACAGCATCCTGGTGCCGGGCGTCTCGGGCGGCTTCTCGGCCTATGGCTGCATTTCGGCCGAGCCCTCCTTCACGCTTCAGCGCACCGTGCGCCTGAAACGCAGCGACTGGTCGGAAGACCGTTTCGATGCGGCGCTCGCCGAACTCCGCGCCCAGGCGGCCGAGCCGCTGGTCGAGGCCGGGATCGACGCCGGGCTGATCACCGCCGCCGAAACCGCCCTGCTGCGCTATGTCGGCCAGTCCGACGCGGTCGAGGTGCCGGTCGCCGGCATGCGGGCGGCGGACGACATCACCCGCGCCTTCCATCAGGCCCATCTCCGGCTCTACGGCTATGCCACCGACGAGCCCTGGGAGGTGGAATCCATCCGCGTGCGCGCCTCGGTGCCGGCGACCCGGATCGCCGCCGCCCCGGTGACCGCCGCCGGGTCCGGGGCAGACCTGCCGGTCAATTCCCGCAACACCTGCTGGTTCGACGGCACCGGCCCGGTCGACACGCCGCGCATCGACCGCGACCGCCTGCCCGTCGATCTGAAGGTCCAAGGCCCGGCGATCATCGAGGATGCGGTCTCGACCGTGGTGGTCGAACCCGGCGCCACCGCCTGGACCGACCGGTTCGGCCATCTGCACATCCGCCTTGCGACCGGGAGCTGA
- a CDS encoding GntR family transcriptional regulator → MTQNLLDLAGIDRPMKTTLRDQIYTRLREAIMAGRFLPGQHLGIIALAEALNVSAMPVREALRQLVAEGALEMLPNRMVKVPVMTHERFRQILGIRLLLEGHATELATPHFTDAQCDRLQELSDGMAAALAENDAETYFALNQDFHFTIYKASNSDVLMQHIRMLWLKMGPFIRLSYNQSGVKATEVNHGEAIAALRAHDPVAAANAIRMDLMEAAEVIQEVNPAAFTDVEPEPALDPVDDE, encoded by the coding sequence GTGACGCAAAATCTGCTGGATCTGGCAGGCATCGACCGGCCCATGAAGACGACCCTGCGCGACCAGATCTACACGCGGCTGCGCGAGGCGATCATGGCCGGGCGGTTTCTGCCGGGCCAGCATCTGGGCATCATCGCACTGGCCGAGGCGCTGAATGTCAGCGCCATGCCGGTGCGCGAGGCGCTGCGCCAGCTGGTCGCGGAAGGCGCGCTGGAAATGCTGCCCAACCGCATGGTCAAGGTGCCGGTCATGACCCACGAGCGCTTCCGGCAGATCCTGGGCATCCGCCTGCTGCTGGAAGGCCATGCGACCGAACTGGCCACCCCTCATTTCACCGATGCCCAGTGCGACCGCCTGCAGGAGCTGTCCGACGGCATGGCGGCGGCGCTGGCGGAGAACGACGCCGAGACCTATTTCGCGCTCAACCAGGATTTCCACTTCACCATCTACAAGGCCTCGAACTCGGACGTGCTGATGCAGCACATCCGCATGCTGTGGCTGAAGATGGGGCCGTTCATCCGGCTGAGCTACAACCAGAGCGGCGTGAAAGCGACCGAGGTCAATCATGGCGAGGCGATCGCGGCGTTGCGCGCCCACGATCCGGTCGCGGCGGCCAACGCCATCCGCATGGACCTGATGGAGGCCGCCGAGGTCATCCAGGAGGTCAATCCCGCAGCCTTCACCGATGTCGAGCCTGAACCGGCGCTTGATCCTGTCGACGACGAATAG
- a CDS encoding type II toxin-antitoxin system MqsA family antitoxin, with amino-acid sequence MKCPVCGAAELVPDTRDQTFTCNGTTTVIRQVRADYCPACGESLTASEETDRVMHEMRQVMARSA; translated from the coding sequence ATGAAATGCCCGGTTTGTGGTGCAGCGGAGCTTGTACCCGACACGCGCGATCAGACGTTCACCTGCAACGGCACCACGACGGTCATACGGCAGGTACGTGCAGATTACTGCCCGGCCTGCGGCGAATCCCTGACCGCCTCAGAGGAAACCGACCGGGTGATGCACGAGATGCGGCAGGTCATGGCCCGGTCTGCCTGA
- a CDS encoding MFS transporter: MSTIPLPVAATRRRRLRPIIAATVGCLLEWYDFAVYGYFAVVIAKLFFPTGSDWTSLLLAVATFGVGFAMRPVGALVLGTLADRRGRKAALSLTITTMVFGTALIAFAPTHAQIGLWAPVLIVIGRLIQGFSAGGEMGVATAWLVEYAGPGRRMVQASFQQMTQLTALLAGSLTGALVTGLLSPAEVEAWGWRVPFMVGLVIGPIGWYIRRHTEEPPEFAARQAARHPQAPRISPGHVIRAHPRAALAGFCITILWTICTYFFLVYMPTYAIRELGIAADGALISNAVALAVAVLFVPGFAILADRRGPKPVMTAAALVLLAASWPALATLTSFPHLPTLILVQAALAIPIAAFTGPAGGAMAGLFPPETRATGMSIAYNFAVTLFGGFAPFIATWAIGVTGDPHAPAWYLCFGAAAAVIGVRLMGGRRG, encoded by the coding sequence ATGTCCACGATACCACTACCGGTCGCCGCCACGCGGCGGCGGCGCCTCAGGCCGATCATCGCGGCGACGGTGGGCTGCCTGCTGGAATGGTATGATTTCGCGGTCTACGGCTATTTCGCCGTGGTGATCGCGAAACTGTTCTTCCCGACCGGCTCGGACTGGACCTCGCTGCTGCTGGCGGTCGCGACCTTCGGGGTGGGCTTCGCCATGCGGCCGGTGGGTGCGCTGGTGCTGGGCACGCTGGCCGACCGGCGCGGCCGCAAGGCGGCGCTCAGCCTGACGATCACCACCATGGTCTTCGGCACCGCCCTCATCGCCTTCGCCCCCACCCATGCCCAGATCGGCCTCTGGGCGCCGGTGCTGATCGTGATCGGCCGCCTGATCCAGGGCTTCTCGGCGGGGGGTGAAATGGGGGTCGCCACCGCCTGGCTGGTGGAATATGCCGGGCCCGGCCGCCGCATGGTCCAGGCCAGTTTCCAGCAGATGACCCAGCTGACGGCGCTGCTCGCCGGCTCGCTGACCGGCGCGCTGGTCACCGGCCTGCTCTCCCCCGCCGAGGTCGAGGCCTGGGGCTGGCGGGTGCCGTTCATGGTCGGCCTGGTCATCGGGCCGATCGGCTGGTACATCCGCCGCCACACCGAAGAGCCGCCGGAATTCGCCGCCCGCCAGGCGGCGCGCCATCCTCAGGCCCCCCGGATATCTCCGGGCCATGTCATCCGCGCCCATCCACGCGCGGCGCTCGCCGGGTTCTGCATCACCATCCTCTGGACGATCTGCACCTATTTCTTTCTGGTCTACATGCCGACCTATGCCATCCGCGAACTGGGCATCGCCGCCGACGGGGCGCTGATCTCCAATGCCGTGGCGCTGGCGGTTGCCGTCCTCTTCGTGCCGGGCTTCGCCATCCTGGCCGACCGCCGGGGCCCGAAGCCGGTGATGACCGCGGCGGCGCTGGTGCTGCTCGCCGCCAGCTGGCCCGCGCTCGCCACCCTCACCAGCTTCCCCCATCTGCCGACGCTGATCCTGGTCCAGGCGGCGCTGGCCATCCCGATCGCGGCGTTCACCGGCCCGGCCGGCGGCGCCATGGCCGGCCTGTTCCCCCCTGAGACCCGCGCCACCGGCATGTCCATCGCCTATAATTTCGCCGTCACCCTGTTCGGCGGCTTCGCCCCCTTCATCGCCACCTGGGCGATCGGCGTCACCGGCGACCCGCATGCCCCGGCCTGGTATCTCTGCTTCGGCGCCGCCGCCGCCGTGATCGGAGTGCGGTTGATGGGCGGGCGGCGGGGGTGA
- a CDS encoding hydantoinase B/oxoprolinase family protein, whose amino-acid sequence MSTDLPTTVDPFVVEIIRNALTSAAEEMSLVVMRSARSPLLREAGDLSSALTDHEGGLIAQGHDVPVHLGVMAFTIRAFLDRVPAERLAPGDVWILNLPDVGGNHLPDVKVIRPVFAGDRLLAFSVQLAHWADIGGAAPGSYYAAATDAWMEGMRIPPTRIFAGDQPDHEKIGLILANVRGAAEREGDLLAQVAATRVAERRILEIVERHGADTVAAAMAALQDISEAQMRAAIRALPDGVYEGVDYLDDGGPGDRPVAIRVRVEISGDRARFDWSGTDDAIAGPLNTTPSIAGAAVFYVVKSLAGAAIQPNGGCYRPLEIVTRPGSVLDPGPDKPVVGGNHETSQRAVDALFMAFEPVLGDRMTAGGNTSAGLLIFSGPGPHGRWATFYEPHGGGEGARIDRDGMSVVRVHLTNVMNTPVEVIEAEYLLRLERQTLRRGSGGGGAHKGGEGQIRIYEVLTDGMSLTTMFERRIVPPYGLKGGQPGAPARATLLRPDGSRTDLPGKANIALKRGDKVIFETPGGGGYGTAAGIAAAE is encoded by the coding sequence ATGAGCACCGATCTCCCCACCACCGTCGATCCCTTCGTCGTCGAGATCATCCGCAACGCCCTCACCTCGGCCGCCGAGGAGATGTCGCTGGTGGTGATGCGCTCGGCCCGGTCGCCGCTGCTGCGCGAGGCGGGGGACCTGTCCTCGGCCCTGACCGACCACGAAGGCGGGCTGATCGCCCAGGGCCATGACGTGCCGGTGCATCTGGGCGTGATGGCCTTCACCATCCGCGCCTTCCTGGACAGGGTGCCGGCCGAACGTCTGGCGCCCGGCGATGTCTGGATCCTCAACCTGCCCGATGTCGGCGGCAACCATCTGCCCGACGTCAAGGTGATCCGCCCGGTCTTCGCCGGCGATCGTCTGCTCGCCTTCTCGGTTCAGCTTGCCCATTGGGCCGATATCGGCGGGGCGGCGCCCGGCAGCTATTACGCCGCCGCCACCGATGCCTGGATGGAAGGCATGCGGATCCCGCCGACCCGGATCTTCGCCGGCGACCAGCCCGACCACGAGAAGATCGGCCTGATCCTGGCCAATGTCCGCGGCGCCGCCGAACGCGAGGGCGACCTGCTGGCCCAGGTGGCGGCAACCCGGGTCGCCGAGCGCCGGATCCTGGAAATCGTCGAACGCCACGGCGCCGACACGGTCGCCGCCGCCATGGCCGCCCTTCAGGACATCTCGGAAGCCCAGATGCGCGCCGCGATCCGGGCCCTGCCCGACGGGGTCTATGAAGGCGTCGACTATCTGGACGATGGCGGGCCGGGCGACCGGCCGGTGGCGATCCGGGTGCGGGTCGAGATTTCGGGCGATCGGGCCCGCTTCGACTGGTCGGGCACCGATGATGCGATCGCAGGCCCGCTCAACACCACGCCCTCGATCGCGGGCGCCGCGGTCTTCTATGTGGTGAAATCGCTGGCGGGTGCGGCCATCCAGCCCAATGGCGGCTGCTACCGGCCGCTTGAAATCGTCACCCGCCCGGGCTCGGTGCTCGACCCCGGCCCCGACAAGCCGGTGGTCGGCGGCAATCACGAAACCTCGCAGCGTGCCGTCGACGCCCTGTTCATGGCCTTCGAACCGGTGCTGGGCGATCGGATGACCGCCGGCGGCAACACCTCGGCCGGGCTGCTGATCTTCAGCGGCCCCGGCCCCCATGGCCGCTGGGCGACCTTTTACGAACCCCATGGCGGCGGCGAGGGTGCGCGCATCGACCGCGACGGCATGAGCGTGGTCCGCGTCCACCTGACCAATGTCATGAACACGCCCGTCGAGGTGATCGAGGCGGAATACCTGCTCCGCCTGGAACGCCAGACCCTCCGCCGCGGCTCGGGCGGCGGCGGCGCGCACAAGGGTGGCGAAGGCCAGATCCGGATCTACGAGGTGCTGACCGACGGCATGTCGCTGACCACCATGTTCGAACGCCGGATCGTGCCGCCCTATGGCCTGAAAGGCGGCCAGCCCGGCGCCCCGGCCCGTGCCACCCTGCTGCGCCCCGACGGCAGCCGGACCGACCTGCCCGGCAAGGCCAATATCGCGCTGAAGCGCGGCGACAAGGTCATCTTCGAAACCCCCGGCGGTGGCGGCTATGGCACCGCCGCCGGGATTGCGGCGGCGGAATGA
- a CDS encoding long-chain-fatty-acid--CoA ligase, giving the protein MSTESIPATDPAPVTDPWPVDEPRSLTLANRTMVEALGATAARLPDRTALFYYGATLDYAGLAAAVERLAAVLVGRFGVRRGDRVLIALQNSPQYVIAYHAVLRADAVGVPVNPMYRSAELSHILADSGARVAILGDELVESFAPLSGADGPLETVIAAHYDDMAGWDPRFPKPAVMTAGRAALPDGWYDWRQVMAQETTPLPPAAGGPDDLCLMPYTSGSTGRPKACMHTHLSVLFTAEAQQRLYRMTAEDVVTAFLTLFHVAGMQASMNAALVAGCEIVLMTRWDRDLVPVLLAGRRVSFWNAAPAMVVDVLGSDNFDPACLDRVRVLTGGGAAMPEAVAAELKQRYGLTFIEGYGMTETMSPTHMNPMHAPRPQCLGIPIHDTDARIVDPDTLAELPVGETGEIVVAGPQILKGYWRRPEADAEAFFERDGKRFLRTGDLGRRDAAGYFYAVDRLKRMINVGGFKAWPAEIETTLFRHPAIRDACIISVPDDRRGEAVKAVIVLKPEAKGRVTAEDIITWARGELAAYKVPRFISFADDLPRTATNKVDWRSLQEAERGRLRQTGP; this is encoded by the coding sequence ATGTCCACCGAGAGCATTCCTGCCACCGATCCTGCTCCCGTGACCGACCCCTGGCCGGTGGACGAGCCGCGCTCGCTCACCCTCGCCAACCGGACGATGGTCGAGGCGCTGGGGGCGACCGCGGCGCGCCTGCCCGACCGGACGGCGTTGTTCTATTACGGCGCGACGCTCGACTATGCCGGGCTCGCGGCGGCGGTGGAGCGGCTGGCGGCGGTGCTGGTCGGCCGTTTCGGGGTGCGGCGGGGCGACCGGGTGCTGATCGCGCTGCAGAACTCGCCGCAGTATGTGATCGCCTATCATGCCGTGCTCAGGGCCGATGCGGTCGGCGTGCCGGTGAACCCGATGTATCGAAGTGCGGAACTCTCTCACATCCTCGCCGACAGCGGCGCCCGGGTCGCGATCCTGGGCGACGAGCTGGTGGAGAGTTTTGCGCCGCTATCGGGTGCGGATGGCCCGCTGGAGACGGTGATCGCCGCGCATTACGACGACATGGCGGGCTGGGATCCGCGCTTTCCGAAACCGGCGGTCATGACCGCCGGCCGGGCGGCGCTGCCCGATGGCTGGTACGACTGGCGGCAGGTGATGGCGCAGGAGACGACGCCGCTGCCGCCGGCCGCGGGCGGGCCGGACGATCTCTGCCTGATGCCCTATACCTCGGGCTCGACCGGGCGGCCCAAGGCCTGCATGCACACCCATTTGTCGGTGCTGTTCACGGCGGAGGCGCAGCAGCGGCTTTATCGGATGACTGCCGAAGACGTCGTCACCGCCTTCCTGACCCTGTTCCATGTCGCGGGCATGCAGGCCTCGATGAACGCGGCCCTGGTTGCGGGCTGCGAAATCGTGCTGATGACCCGCTGGGACCGCGATCTGGTGCCGGTGCTGCTGGCCGGGCGGCGGGTGAGCTTCTGGAACGCGGCGCCTGCGATGGTGGTCGACGTGCTGGGATCGGACAATTTCGACCCGGCCTGTCTGGATCGGGTGCGGGTGCTGACCGGCGGCGGCGCCGCCATGCCCGAGGCGGTGGCGGCGGAGCTGAAACAGCGCTACGGCCTGACCTTCATCGAAGGCTATGGCATGACCGAGACCATGTCGCCCACCCATATGAACCCGATGCACGCGCCCCGGCCGCAATGCCTGGGCATCCCGATCCACGACACCGATGCCCGCATCGTCGACCCCGACACCCTGGCCGAGCTGCCGGTGGGGGAGACGGGCGAAATCGTGGTGGCCGGGCCGCAGATCCTGAAAGGCTACTGGCGACGCCCCGAGGCCGATGCCGAGGCCTTTTTCGAGCGAGACGGCAAGCGTTTCCTGCGCACCGGCGATCTGGGCCGGCGCGATGCGGCTGGCTATTTCTACGCCGTCGACCGGCTGAAGCGGATGATCAATGTCGGCGGCTTCAAGGCCTGGCCGGCGGAGATCGAGACCACATTGTTCCGCCATCCCGCCATCCGCGACGCCTGCATCATCTCGGTGCCCGACGACCGCCGGGGCGAGGCGGTGAAGGCAGTGATCGTGCTGAAACCCGAGGCGAAGGGCCGGGTGACGGCAGAGGACATCATCACCTGGGCCCGCGGCGAGCTTGCCGCCTACAAGGTGCCCCGCTTCATCAGCTTCGCCGACGACCTGCCGCGCACCGCCACCAACAAGGTCGACTGGCGCAGCCTGCAGGAGGCGGAGCGGGGGCGGCTCAGGCAGACCGGGCCATGA
- a CDS encoding SDR family oxidoreductase — protein sequence MTRDAEKILLVTGGGRGIGAATCRLAAAAGYCVAVNYARDEAAATALVAELEATGARAAAFRGDMGEPGAADALVAAVVERFGGLTHLVNNAGITGTGARLADADPAVITRVIDLNVTGAIMVARAAAQAMATSRGGRGGVMVNVSSAAATLGSPGEFVWYAASKGAIDSLTIGLSRELAADGIRVNAVAPGLIETGIHADAGMPDRVERMAPNIPLARAGSPEEVAETILFLLSDASSYVSGTIVRVAGGR from the coding sequence ATGACCCGGGATGCGGAGAAGATCCTGCTGGTGACCGGCGGCGGGCGCGGCATCGGCGCCGCGACCTGCCGGCTGGCGGCGGCCGCCGGCTATTGCGTGGCGGTCAACTATGCCCGCGACGAGGCCGCGGCAACCGCGCTGGTGGCCGAACTGGAAGCCACGGGTGCCCGGGCAGCGGCCTTCCGCGGCGACATGGGAGAGCCGGGTGCCGCCGATGCGCTGGTGGCGGCGGTGGTCGAACGCTTCGGCGGCCTGACCCATCTGGTCAACAATGCCGGCATCACCGGCACCGGTGCGCGGCTTGCCGATGCCGATCCGGCCGTGATCACCCGGGTGATCGATCTGAACGTCACCGGCGCGATCATGGTCGCCCGGGCGGCGGCGCAGGCCATGGCGACCAGCCGCGGCGGCCGGGGCGGCGTGATGGTCAATGTCTCTTCCGCAGCCGCCACGCTCGGCAGCCCGGGGGAATTCGTCTGGTATGCCGCCTCCAAGGGCGCGATCGACAGCCTGACCATCGGCCTGTCGCGCGAACTCGCCGCCGACGGCATCCGGGTGAATGCGGTGGCGCCGGGGCTGATCGAGACCGGCATTCATGCCGATGCCGGCATGCCCGACCGGGTGGAACGCATGGCGCCCAACATCCCCCTCGCCCGCGCCGGCAGCCCGGAAGAGGTTGCCGAGACGATCCTGTTCCTGCTATCCGACGCCTCCTCTTACGTGTCGGGCACCATCGTCAGGGTGGCCGGCGGACGCTGA
- a CDS encoding aspartate aminotransferase family protein, which translates to MSGRPHRWVNQHAPTQILPKALKGEGVYLYDAAGRRYIDGSGGPALFCLGHSHPEVLAAMRGQLEALEFGYTTTFTTDAIDALSELLVEQAGGNLTRVSYVSGGSEANETAMKLALQVQRARGFADRTRFVARNQSWHGYTIGTLSLSGHPARRAPYEKALLDVIHVSAANDYRPIATTGRGPEALAEALAAEFEQALLAAGPETVAAFFFEPVVGAAGGAVPAPAGYARRMREICDRYGVLMVSDEVMCGVGRCEAWRALAVDGVEPDIMTIAKGLGGGYMPIGAAIYSEQVYQDIIAADGRVASVHTYSGHTLACAASLAVQTVIRRDDLVEKCRIDGLALHDMLTASFGQNPFVGDIRGRGFFRAIELVADRESKTPFAPELGLAARVAETAFENGLICYPSPGTADGIRGDHVLLAPPFTASREELAEIVDKLARTLDTVLAQARAA; encoded by the coding sequence ATGTCCGGACGCCCCCATCGCTGGGTCAACCAGCATGCCCCGACCCAGATCCTGCCCAAGGCGCTGAAAGGCGAGGGCGTGTATCTCTACGATGCCGCCGGCCGTCGGTATATCGACGGCTCGGGCGGGCCGGCGCTGTTCTGCCTGGGCCATTCGCATCCCGAGGTTCTGGCAGCGATGCGCGGCCAGCTGGAGGCGCTGGAATTCGGCTACACCACCACCTTCACCACCGATGCGATCGACGCGCTGTCGGAGCTGCTGGTGGAACAGGCGGGCGGCAACCTGACCCGCGTCTCCTATGTCTCGGGCGGGTCGGAAGCCAACGAGACCGCGATGAAGCTGGCGTTGCAGGTTCAGCGCGCCCGCGGCTTCGCCGACCGCACCCGTTTCGTGGCCCGCAACCAGTCCTGGCACGGCTACACCATCGGCACGCTGTCGCTGTCGGGCCATCCCGCCCGCCGCGCGCCTTACGAAAAGGCGCTGCTCGACGTGATCCACGTCTCGGCCGCCAACGATTACCGGCCGATCGCCACCACGGGGCGCGGCCCGGAAGCGCTGGCCGAGGCGCTGGCCGCCGAATTCGAACAGGCGCTGCTCGCCGCGGGGCCCGAGACCGTCGCCGCCTTCTTCTTCGAGCCGGTGGTGGGGGCCGCCGGCGGCGCCGTGCCCGCGCCTGCCGGCTATGCACGGCGGATGCGCGAGATCTGCGACCGCTATGGCGTGCTGATGGTCTCGGACGAGGTGATGTGCGGCGTCGGCCGCTGCGAGGCCTGGCGCGCGCTGGCGGTGGACGGGGTCGAGCCCGACATCATGACCATCGCCAAGGGGCTGGGCGGCGGCTACATGCCGATCGGTGCCGCGATCTATTCCGAGCAGGTCTATCAGGACATCATCGCCGCTGACGGCCGTGTCGCCAGCGTCCACACCTATTCCGGCCACACGCTCGCCTGCGCCGCCTCGCTCGCCGTGCAGACCGTGATCCGCCGCGACGATCTGGTCGAGAAATGCCGGATCGACGGCCTGGCGCTGCACGACATGCTGACGGCGAGCTTCGGCCAGAACCCCTTCGTCGGCGACATCCGCGGCCGGGGCTTCTTCCGCGCCATCGAACTGGTCGCCGATCGCGAGAGCAAAACCCCCTTCGCCCCCGAACTGGGCCTCGCCGCCCGGGTGGCCGAGACGGCCTTCGAGAACGGCCTGATCTGCTACCCCTCGCCCGGCACCGCCGACGGCATCCGTGGCGATCACGTGCTGCTGGCACCGCCCTTCACCGCCAGCCGCGAGGAACTGGCCGAGATCGTGGACAAGCTCGCCCGCACCCTCGACACCGTCCTTGCCCAGGCCCGCGCCGCATGA